The region GTGGCTGCTCCTGTTCGCCGATGTCGTTTGAACAAATAACATGCTACATTACTGAAGCACGACGGTCGGTCTGGGTGATGTTCTGGCATCATGTTTGCGGCTTGCTGTCCAACCTGGATGGCCTCGTCAAGGTCTGCTGTTGATCCGCCACTTGAGTGTCTCCTAAATAAGAAGCCTCCAAGATTTGTTAATGACTTGGCTGCCTGCAAGCGATCTTCCGAGGCGGCCTCAACGGCTACCCGAGTGACTTGGATAGCCTCGCTGAGATAGATTTCATCCCCCGTCTCCACGAATTTATTGGCAATGTGGCCTGCAAGATTGCATAAATACCATTCTCTGTCCGGATGGCCCTCTGGAACTGCATCAGCAGCCTTGCGCGTGTATCGAATGGCCTCGTCAAGGTCAGTAATCACGCCTGTGAACTTATACCGGTCACCGAACTGAGTCCCGAGCATTCCCAAGTCTTCAGCCCGGTTTGGATACCTGTCCGGCAAAATGCCAAGCATCCTTTTTGTAACTTTGATAGCGTCCCCCATGTAAGCTACCCTTTGTGTCTTCAAGTATAGTTCATTCAATGCATTCGCAAGCTGGCGTAGGCATTCTGCCAGGCATGTGTGGTCCGCTGGCATCGCATCCACCGTCTGTTGCAAAATTTGGATATGTCGCTCCAACCACCCCATTGCCCATGTTTTCGAATACTTGCTTCCCAATCTGGCTGCTAGCTTATACAGGTCAATTGCTCGTTCTGTAGCGTTTTGCGGGACTGCGTCTACAACTTCTTGTCCCACTTGGATTGCCTCCTCAAGATCAGACTCGGATTCCCTTTCCAAGTATATATTATCCAGTACAATTCCGAGGTGTCTTAAATACACAGCCCGGGTTGGATGGCCGTTTGGTGTATTATACGCTGCTTTTCGTATATGTTGGACAGCCTCAAGCAGGTCGGCTATTGCGTTTGATTTCGAGTACCGCTGGAATAATAGCATTCCTAGACAATTAAGGTACTCTCTGTGGCTCGGGTGATCTTCCGGCGTGATATCAATAGCCTGGCGTACGATAGGAATATCCACCTTAAGGTTCGACAGCCCTTTGGATTTCAAGTGAATCTCATTGATCAGGCCTTCCAGCTTGGGCATTAAAGAAATCTGGTTTGCGTGGCCTGTTGGCGTAGCCTCGACATCCTCCATCGTAGCTCCAATAGCCTTGTCCAAGTCAGGCAAACATACTGCTGTCGAGTACCTATCTCTCACCCTAAATAAGATGCCAGATAACTGTCTTCGCCAATGCTCCTGGGTTTCCAACATGGCATATAGACTCTCACACCCGAGTTTAATTACTTCACCCAGGTCGGTATTCTTGTCTTTCCTTAGATACCTGTTGTAGAGCATTTTCCTGAGATTGTTCACACATATTTGTCGATCAGGATCATCGTACGAAGAAGCCTCAATGGCCTGTTTCGTAGCGAAAATGGCTTCGTCAAGATCTGTTGTCGCTTTGCTTCTCGAGTATCTATCAATGAGTCGGCGCCCAAGGCGCTCCCAGGCCACCGCCCGGTCTGGTGAACTTCTCGGCGTCGCAGTAACCGTTTGCCTTGTTACTCTGATAGTCTCATCAAGGTCGGCCGACGACTTGGTTCTTAAGAACCGATCGTTCAATCGGTTGCAAAGCATAACTAAACATGCCAGGTGGTTGGGAAGATGGCTTGGTGTTGCATCAATGGTTTCCGCTAAAACTCGAAGTAACTCGTCTACCCTTTCCGACTCTGCTGTTCCTGAGCACTTTTCAGCTAGTAGAGTTGCGAGATTACCCAGAAACACCGCTCTGTCTGGATGACCTTCTGTAAAAACATCGAGGGCTTCCCTGGCAAGTTGAATAGCTTCCTCCAAATCTGACCTGGCGCCTGTTATCGAGTGTCGTCGCTTGAGTAACAAACCCAAATTGCTCTTTTCTCCAGCCTTGTCTGGGCCATCTGTCGTAGCATCTATTGCTTCTCTAGTAACTTGAATAGCTTCCTCTAGATCAGCcctcttttttgtttgggAATATTTTCTACTAAGGAGAAGCCCCAGGTTACCAAGACAAGCTCCCCTATCCGGTTGACCAGAAGCAATTTCTCCCAACGCCTCTTGTTGAGCTCCAATAGCCTCCGTTAGGTCACTGATTGTCTGTGTCGCAAAATATCGGTCGGAAAGTCGGCTCGCAAGGGAAATTAGCAGTTTTGTGCGATTCGTATCGTCTTCTGGTGTGGCATGAACAGCTTCCCGCCCAAGTTGGATTGCCTCCTCTAAGTCGCCAATCGCCCCAGTCTTTGAATATCTATGATCAAATTGATTTGCCAAGTCGTTTAAACATTTTGCTCGTTTTGGATCGTCTTTCACCATCTCATCCACGGCTGCCCGTTTACGTCGGATAGATTCCTCGAAGTCGGCCATCACTTCTAAAGTTCGCTAATCGCATGGTACGTCGATAAAGACAGGTATCGGCGTCAACAGAGTTGGCAAGATTAGAGGAGAAAAGTCTTTTTGGTTTGCCAACCTTGTGACAAGCGGCTGAGCTGAGTGAGTCAGTGCTTCGAAGTGTTTCGCTGAGCTTCTTGTAATGAGATATCCCAACAATATTGGTTCGATACCCATGTCCGCCAAGTCCTGAAACAGCAGCCACCCCCAAGTTTACAGGCAGCAATTATTGTGAACTTGGGCATCAATCAAGGGCTCTCTTTTCACGCACGACATGTCTTGCGGAAGCAATGATTACGCAACCCCAAGCCGCGTCACTTCGTCTTTCGCCTTGTATTTTCACTCAATTTGGATGCACATAGCCAATGGTTGAGGGAAACGGCCTGTACgcatggcagccttgttgtTCACGTACATGGATATCGTCAGCGCCATGGCGGCCGTATAGGGCGACCGTCTCAGTCCTTCAATCAACAGAAAACTGCAGAGCTGTAAGCGCCGGCTCTAAGTTGTCCAAAACGGTTGATGGGCCGAAGCGAATTTTCCAGCCCTCTTGGTTATTGTGGTGGAAGAATTCTTAACTTTCCCTGAGTGTATTTCATCAACGATTGTCTGCCTAGTTCACATCATCCTGGCTGTGGACAACTTTTATCACTGTATCAACGGGCAACCTCAGCTGAAGGCAAACTTCCTGCCGGAAAAGCAGATACAGTATGCTAAAAACAACGTTACATCTGCTTCCAGTCATCTGCTTCCCGTCTGTTGGTAACTAGGCCCAAATGCGGCCGAGATTGTTATAAGAAGACTTCATAGCGAGTTCACAGATGAGTGTACTCTCATGCGAGCGGGTAGAGGACATTTTGTGTAGATAGTGGCCAATGGGCAAGCGGAGTTATTCCTAATTGTTCCTTTATAGCAATGCTCTGCGCTATTGCTTGCTATTGCTGCTTCTTATAGACAGACTCCCGAGAAAAACCTACAGCCTTTACTTGTAAGGTGCTAAACCTAAACTCGGTCTTGGCGATTGTAAGACAACTAAAAATGCCCTATTAACATTGATAAGGCTGTCGTAAACAGTACTTCTTACCGCAAAGCAACGTAAGTCCTGTCAACCATAAGTGTACTGGACAACCATTGccttgacaatgacatggGTGCTGTTAATCTTGGGTCAATATTTTTCTACAAACTCCGATAGTATGAGGTATCGCTGTTTGACTATGACCTGTTGCATAGCTTGACTAGTAAAATTATTCGAAGAATAAAGTATTCGACGAAGTGGCATTTGGAGCGGGCTATGTACTTTTGCCGGCCATCTTCAAGTTGCACGATCATCTCAATCAGTGGCCCCTCAAATATGACATTGCTCGTGCAAGTGATCCCTACTGCCCTGAACGTGTGCTGCGCCGTGTTTGCTAATGATTTCTTCCAGAACAGACGGGGCATAGACAACAGCAGCCGAGTTCATTCCGGAAGATTATGGTAGACGCGGGGACGTTCTGAAGATTCTCCGGCTTACAACCAATATACTAGATCCTCCGAAGGTCCCACATTGTGAGAGCATCGAAATTACCCGACTTGGAACAGATGGCGAATCTTCCCTGCATGTGGCGTCCGACGGCACCTTGAGGTTAATGGATCGCAATGGGGAATCGATTTCTTGCATATAACAATGGCAAGCCTTTTTGACCCGTTTATTCACAACTACTCTGCTGTTCCCTATATATATTGAGCAGGACTGCCGTACACATGAAAGGGGTTAGGTGGCGGCCCTACCGAAAATGCCTGGCTTGAGTTTCGCACTTTTGTTTCTCTCGAAGCTACCGAGATTCATTCGCGAAGCAATCATGCCCGATATGCTCATCCCCCCAATCGCGAATGATCCGTCCAAGGTCCAACTTTCGCGTATAAGTCACGTCTATTTTGAGCACCCAGACCTGAACAAATTTAGAGAATTCGCAAAGGACTTTGGATTCATCGAAGTGGAAGCTGCTAAGGATCGTATCTATTTTCGTGGGTATGGGAGAGACCCGTACGTTTACGTGGCTACCAGAAGCAAAGATGGCAAGCCTCGGTTTCTTGGACCGGCGTTTGTTGCGGCGTCAGAAGAGGAATTCAACAAGGCGAGCAGGCTTGAGGGAGCAAAAATTGCTGACTTGAAAGATGCCCCTGGTGGTGGCAAAATGGTTACATTTAGTCGCCCGGATGATACGTTCTTTCATGTGGCGTATGGACAGGAAGAGAGAGTCACgtcagaagaagagccgACGGCGACCCATGAGCAACAAGGGGCATTCAACAAACCCTTTGACAAGCCGAGACTAGGTTCGTACTCATAGCCAGGGTTCTCTTTCGTCTTAAAACAGTATTACTAACGCATACCAGGGAAATTTCAACGTTATCACCCAGGCCCAGCACTCGTACACAAGTTGGGTCATTTCGGCTACGTTGTGCCCGACTTCGACGCCGAACTCAAATGGTATACGTcaaacttcaactttgtgCCCTCCGACATTCTCTATCACTGGGACTtttccaacattgacgtATTAACATTTATGCACCTCGATCTCGGTGAAGAGTACTCAGACCATCACTGCTTCTTCATGCAAAGGGCAGAGCCGCACGTAAAAAAGACATTTGTTCACCATACGTCATATGAAGTAGCCGATTTTGATACCCAATTGCTAGGGCACGACTGGTTAGCCAAGAAGGGTTGGAAAAGTGTATGGGGCGTCGGCCGACATGTGCTTGGTAGTCAAATCTTTGACTATTGGGGCGATTCGAGCGGTTTCAAGATTGAGCACTACactgatggtgatgttgtgaaTACGCATACGCCGACGAAGAGAGATGTTGTTGGGCCGTTTTCAGTTTGGGGACCAGAAGTGCCGAAGGATTTTGGGGGTAAGGGCGTTTGACGCTTTTGAGAGAATGAAATTGCGATTGGGTGTCAGATTACATAGAAATTAAAAATTCAATGTGTATTTATGGCCTTTTGGTCGAATCCATGCCGTCCGAATATGAGGCGACAGATCCAAACTTGAACTTCTGGGCCAACACTAACAGTCGTGGTGTGCATGAATCTCAGTTGTCCGGCCCCAAGAAAATTCACAACCAGCTTGAAACGTAAAATATTTCGTATAAAAATGTGCTGCGGTAAAGGATTGAGTCAGAAAAACAAATGCGCCGATCGATTTTGTTGTCACACCACCGTCTTGTCAGCTCTGGTCAACATCACACCACTCTCGGCTCCATTTCCGGATTCGTCCGCAAATCAGCCTCCAAGCCATCGACCCATTTCGGAATCCTCAGGATTGAATCAAGATATAAGTATATCAACACTTTCTGCTTGCAATGGCTCTTTGGCTTTTATATTCGTCAAGATATTCAATAATTAAGCTACACGGCGTTCAAATATCGCTAGCTACTGTTGCAATTTCAATCCGACTTCATCACgatcctccatcaacaatgtCAGCCCCAGCGAGAGCCGTCGCCACCACAACCCGCTTCCGCAAGCCTCTTCTCGGCCTCATGTTTGGCACTTCAGGTTGGTTCAACCAAATGAATCCTGCCTTGTTGCAATTAAGTTTTTATTAACATTACGTTTAAAGCTATTGGTGTTGGCACTTATATCCGATCTCAGCTCGTCacaaactccaacaccatggacCGATTTTTCGCCTCATACAACACCCCAGAAAGTGAGGCTTCGAGGCAGAAAACTTTCGAGGGCCACCCCGATCCAAGAACAAATCTTCTCAACTTCTTGAGTTGGAAATAAAgtgtctttctttttctttcttttgatAGCGGACCCATGGCCATGGGTATCGGGGAATGAGCACTTTTGCCTTGCTCGGTTTAGACGAAGCCGCGCTGCACATGCAGTCAGCAAACAATATTGTGAATTATGGCGCGCATACAGAGGAGTTGGCGTTTGATCTATGTACTAATAAAACAATGGCGATTAATTTTCTGGTTTCTGATGTTTACTTATTTCCGTCGCCGAATCCAGCTAAACACAGTTTTCAAGGTTCATCTGAATAGACGACAGAAACTGCAGCCACCTGGGATGAAGTGGTGCCTCAAAGTGAGAGATAATGTACTGAATATGTCGATCTGGCAGTGGTCCCTTTAGGGTTTCCTTCACTCCTTTAAACGATACTACATACCAGGACTAAGTATTCGCTACACGTGTGCGCTTTTCATGGGATCAACTTACAGATAAGCAACCTCGACAAAGTCCAAGTCCTCGCAAACTGCTCCAATTGCAAGAGCAGTACCGATTCATGATGCTCAAGACTGGCTGAATGAGATGATAGTACTGTGCGTGACTTTGAATGAAGATGTACGAATATAAGTGCGGTGAAAATAATGAAACAGATTGCCGGATCTACACAGAGTGAATACGTTGGGTTCCACTGCGCCGAGATGGTCGCAATATCCTGCGCCGTCTCCAATATGTGTTGCCAAGCGAGGAGCCACTCCTCTCCTTCGTCGCAGTGGCCACAGCTCAATATGGCAATCAAGAGTTTTGCCATGTGCAGATGAAGAATTGTCACCATCCGAGCATGGTGCATCAGGGGCGCCTCGTTTTGCAGGGCGTTGCGCATAGGATTGAGGAAATGCGGCGGAAGAGAGAGCCTGAGTACAGAAAGTTGGTCCTGAAGGTCCTTCGGGCTGGTGGTATCCGCCGCTTTCTCTCTATTTAATAAGTATTGTCGCAAACCGCGTCCCACCCGCCGCATGGCCGTGACGGTAACTAAGTGAAGGTTGAACTCTGCTGTCTCTTGAGAATCTGAGGTTATGGACGGCAATATGTCTTTGAGGCAGCTCAAACGGGATGGCAGGAAGAGTGCTTCTGTTGGTCCCGCAAACTGATCCGGCATCTGTAAGCAAGATGCCGCAGTTGTGAGTAGGGAGGTATGAAC is a window of Pochonia chlamydosporia 170 chromosome 5, whole genome shotgun sequence DNA encoding:
- a CDS encoding trihydroxytoluene oxygenase (similar to Colletotrichum gloeosporioides Nara gc5 XP_007281216.1), which produces MPDMLIPPIANDPSKVQLSRISHVYFEHPDLNKFREFAKDFGFIEVEAAKDRIYFRGYGRDPYVYVATRSKDGKPRFLGPAFVAASEEEFNKASRLEGAKIADLKDAPGGGKMVTFSRPDDTFFHVAYGQEERVTSEEEPTATHEQQGAFNKPFDKPRLGKFQRYHPGPALVHKLGHFGYVVPDFDAELKWYTSNFNFVPSDILYHWDFSNIDVLTFMHLDLGEEYSDHHCFFMQRAEPHVKKTFVHHTSYEVADFDTQLLGHDWLAKKGWKSVWGVGRHVLGSQIFDYWGDSSGFKIEHYTDGDVVNTHTPTKRDVVGPFSVWGPEVPKDFGGKGV
- a CDS encoding fungal specific transcription factor (similar to Colletotrichum gloeosporioides Nara gc5 XP_007281217.1) is translated as MARTITLLTAKLTQFTFASVDPAELESLIERLLSSGALQEELFGNSPSLDQLRKACLLSFYEFHQFPGQQAWMRIAKLVRIAYWIGLDRFDTGRRVFPGRQDMSQNEIDDWRLLWWCIYRLDSYANLASGTPYMVEEENVHTSLLTTAASCLQMPDQFAGPTEALFLPSRLSCLKDILPSITSDSQETAEFNLHLVTVTAMRRVGRGLRQYLLNREKAADTTSPKDLQDQLSVLRLSLPPHFLNPMRNALQNEAPLMHHARMVTILHLHMAKLLIAILSCGHCDEGEEWLLAWQHILETAQDIATISAQWNPTYSLCVDPAICFIIFTALIFVHLHSKSRTVLSSHSASLEHHESVLLLQLEQFARTWTLSRLLILSFKGVKETLKGPLPDRHIQYIISHFEAPLHPRWLQFLSSIQMNLENCV